One window from the genome of Enterococcus haemoperoxidus ATCC BAA-382 encodes:
- the murA gene encoding UDP-N-acetylglucosamine 1-carboxyvinyltransferase has translation MEQIIVHGGNQLKGTVKIEGAKNAVLPILAATLLAEEGTTTLNNVPILSDVFTMNQVIKHLNVDIDFNEEENQVTIDATQPLGIEANYEYVSQMRASIVVMGPLLARNGHAKVAMPGGCAIGKRPIDLHLKGFQALGAKIIQKNGYIEAIADELIGNTIYLDFPSVGATQNIMMAAVKAKGMTVIENVAREPEIVDLANILNKMGAKIVGAGTEMMRIEGVDKLHAVEHSIVQDRIEAGTFMVAAAMTEGDVLIEEAIPEHNRPLISKLTEMGAVIREERGGLRVIGPKVIKPTDVKTMPHPGFPTDMQAQMTAIQMVADGSSVVTETVFENRFQHLEEMQRMNADVKMDGNIAIINGSQTLQGAAVEATDLRAAAALILIGLRAKGITRVSHLEYLDRGYYKFHEKLQKLGAKVERVNDEKTTEKKMSTVS, from the coding sequence ATGGAACAGATCATTGTTCATGGTGGTAACCAATTAAAAGGAACTGTGAAAATTGAAGGGGCTAAAAATGCAGTATTGCCAATTTTAGCAGCAACCCTATTAGCAGAAGAAGGAACAACAACATTAAATAATGTACCAATTCTTTCTGATGTTTTTACAATGAACCAAGTAATCAAACATTTAAACGTAGATATTGATTTTAATGAAGAAGAGAACCAAGTCACAATAGATGCAACGCAGCCTTTAGGCATCGAAGCAAATTATGAGTATGTTAGTCAAATGAGAGCATCAATCGTTGTTATGGGCCCGTTATTGGCTCGTAATGGTCATGCAAAAGTTGCTATGCCTGGTGGATGTGCGATTGGTAAAAGGCCAATTGATTTACACTTAAAAGGCTTCCAAGCTTTAGGTGCAAAGATTATTCAAAAAAATGGCTATATCGAAGCAATTGCAGATGAATTGATCGGCAATACGATTTATTTAGATTTTCCAAGTGTGGGTGCGACTCAAAATATCATGATGGCAGCTGTTAAAGCCAAAGGTATGACAGTAATCGAAAATGTTGCTAGAGAGCCTGAAATCGTTGATTTAGCGAATATCCTTAATAAAATGGGTGCTAAAATCGTCGGTGCTGGTACTGAAATGATGCGTATCGAAGGCGTGGATAAACTTCATGCAGTTGAACATTCGATTGTTCAAGATCGTATAGAAGCAGGTACTTTCATGGTTGCAGCAGCGATGACTGAAGGAGATGTTTTGATAGAAGAAGCAATTCCTGAACATAATCGTCCGCTTATTTCTAAATTAACTGAAATGGGTGCTGTTATTCGCGAAGAAAGAGGCGGTTTACGCGTCATTGGTCCTAAAGTAATCAAACCAACGGATGTCAAAACAATGCCGCATCCTGGTTTCCCAACAGATATGCAAGCACAAATGACTGCAATACAAATGGTAGCTGATGGTTCAAGTGTTGTAACTGAGACTGTCTTTGAAAATCGTTTCCAACATTTAGAAGAAATGCAACGAATGAATGCAGATGTGAAAATGGACGGCAATATCGCTATTATCAATGGGAGTCAAACATTACAAGGTGCTGCTGTAGAAGCAACAGATTTACGTGCCGCTGCTGCATTGATTTTAATAGGCTTACGTGCCAAAGGAATCACGCGTGTCTCACATTTAGAATATTTAGACCGCGGTTACTACAAATTCCATGAAAAACTTCAAAAATTGGGTGCAAAAGTGGAACGAGTAAACGACGAAAAAACAACAGAAAAGAAAATGTCAACAGTTAGCTAA
- a CDS encoding DNA-directed RNA polymerase subunit beta has product MSSTRYIIVTLLKVLVVIALVIILFVAGTMIGYGVVGGGNPKDVFKEEIWTHILDFFK; this is encoded by the coding sequence ATGAGTTCGACACGCTATATTATAGTGACTTTGTTGAAAGTTTTAGTAGTGATTGCCTTAGTGATTATTTTATTTGTTGCCGGCACAATGATCGGTTATGGAGTAGTCGGTGGAGGAAATCCAAAAGATGTGTTCAAAGAAGAAATTTGGACTCATATTCTAGACTTTTTTAAATAG
- a CDS encoding 3D domain-containing protein — MKKKWLPMLFIISCFITGSVIPVYAAENKNNEMKSLTSYTVVSEQTAQSLSSSMIYSLTEGKAFKLVKNDILNKEKIEKEKVAKAEAIKKQAELENKKPKNTKPEGQTITMEATAYSCNEGFIGGGNLTAMGQDLRVDPMAIAVDPSVIPLGTKLYVEGYGEAVASDTGGAIKGNIIDLHFSDVSQCINWGRRQVAVTILS; from the coding sequence ATGAAGAAAAAATGGTTGCCAATGTTATTTATTATTTCTTGTTTTATTACTGGGTCAGTGATTCCTGTATATGCGGCGGAAAATAAGAACAATGAAATGAAGAGCTTAACTAGTTATACAGTCGTGTCAGAACAAACAGCGCAAAGCTTATCTAGTTCAATGATTTATTCACTGACAGAAGGAAAAGCATTTAAACTAGTAAAGAATGATATTTTAAATAAAGAGAAGATCGAAAAAGAAAAAGTAGCAAAAGCAGAAGCTATAAAAAAACAAGCTGAATTAGAAAACAAAAAGCCTAAAAACACAAAGCCAGAAGGTCAAACGATAACGATGGAAGCCACCGCTTATTCTTGTAATGAAGGATTTATTGGCGGAGGTAATTTAACAGCGATGGGACAAGATTTACGTGTTGATCCAATGGCAATTGCTGTTGACCCAAGTGTGATCCCACTAGGTACGAAATTATATGTTGAAGGCTATGGAGAAGCTGTTGCTAGTGATACTGGTGGCGCGATCAAAGGAAATATCATCGACCTCCATTTTTCAGATGTATCGCAATGTATCAATTGGGGCAGACGACAAGTTGCAGTGACGATTTTATCGTGA
- a CDS encoding PTS glucitol/sorbitol transporter subunit IIA, producing the protein MKAVITEVGVRALDEKEPMIILFGESATEGLKEYSVIQKFQETQSLKMKKGDLLKIDEQEYTIDYVGPFANKNLNSIAHVTLVFAEVPKEDAIVNGLYLTPNIFPIINVGTIIEYVSRGV; encoded by the coding sequence ATGAAAGCTGTAATTACTGAAGTGGGTGTTCGTGCATTAGACGAAAAAGAGCCGATGATCATACTTTTTGGTGAAAGTGCCACAGAGGGGTTAAAAGAATATTCTGTAATTCAAAAATTTCAAGAAACTCAATCTTTAAAAATGAAAAAAGGGGATCTATTAAAGATCGATGAACAAGAATATACCATTGATTATGTTGGACCTTTTGCCAACAAAAACTTAAATAGTATTGCCCATGTGACCTTGGTTTTTGCAGAAGTGCCAAAAGAAGATGCCATTGTTAATGGTTTGTACCTCACTCCTAACATTTTTCCAATAATCAACGTTGGAACAATAATAGAATACGTGTCTCGTGGAGTGTGA